The proteins below are encoded in one region of Thunnus maccoyii chromosome 24, fThuMac1.1, whole genome shotgun sequence:
- the LOC121892095 gene encoding double-stranded RNA-specific editase 1-like isoform X1: MALLLDSSQTAAAYYCLIRRRFKRRRKKRSERKGRVGARPLRNQQRLLTIESGEVESMSSCSTDVKENRNLDNLFSKEGVAAESAQLPNGSAGGGRKRPLEEGNNGHTHSKYRPKKRKKVPGPILPKNALMQLNEIKPGLQYKLLSQTGPVHAPVFVMTVEVNGQLFEGSGPTKKKAKLNAAEKALRSFVQFPNASEAHMAMGRTLSVHTDFTSDQADFPDMLFNAFETSTPVDDPFYLASNSNGSFSSLGIEYPLLPSPVPNLVQAPLPPAPSTFISPTSGKNPVMILNELRPGLKYDFVSESGESHAKNFVMSVKVDAQNFQGSGRNKKLAKARAAQAALSALFNMQLDQAPSRQPIPREGLQLHLPQVLADAVSRLVVDKFSELTDNFTSPHARRKVLAGVVMTTGTDVKEAQVICVSTGTKCINGEYMSDRGLALNDCHAEIVARRSLIRYLYSQLEHFLSNIEEEHHKSIFTRCDNRQGFRLKENVQFHLYISTSPCGDARIFSPHEAGVEDQGDRHPNRKARGQLRTKIESGEGTIPVRSSNTIQTWDGVLQGERLLTMSCSDKIARWNVVGFQGSLMSYFTEPIYFSSIILGSLYHADHLSRAMYQRITEIEDLPQSFSLNRPLLSGISNAEARQPGKAPNFSVNWTVGDQGLEVINATTGKDDLGRPSRLCKHALYSRWIRLHCKLSCTLRIRTVRPSSYHEAKQAALEYHSAKQTLFRAFHKAGLGAWVKKPIEQDQFALTT; encoded by the exons ATGGCTCTGCTGCTGGACAGTTCTCAGACGGCAGCAGCCTACTACTGCCTGATCCGCCGCAGGTtcaagaggaggagaaagaaacgCTCTGAACGCAAAG GTCGAGTAGGAGCCCGGCCACTTCGAAACCAACAGAGGCTGCTCACTATTGAGAGTGGCGAAGTTGAAAGCATGA GTTCATGCAGCACAGATGTTAAGGAAAATCGGAACTTGGACAACCTCTTCTCCAAAGAGGGGGTTGCAGCTGAGTCTGCTCAGCTCCCCAATGGGAGTGCTGGGGGTGGGAGGAAACGTCCCTTAGAGGAGGGCAATAATGGGCATACACATTCCAAGTACAGGCCCAAGAAGCGTAAGAAAGTCCCTGGGCCCATTCTGCCTAAGAATGCCCTTATGCAGCTGAATGAGATCAAGCCGGGGCTGCAGTACAAACTGCTCTCTCAGACTGGGCCGGTCCATGCACCTGTCTTTGTGATGACTGTGGAGGTCAATGGGCAGCTCTTCGAGGGTTCAGGTCCTACCAAGAAGAAGGCCAAGCTGAATGCAGCAGAGAAGGCCCTGCGCTCCTTTGTCCAGTTCCCCAATGCATCTGAAGCCCACATGGCCATGGGTCGGACTCTGTCTGTCCACACAGACTTCACTTCAGACCAGGCTGACTTTCCGGACATGCTCTTTAATGCCTTTGAGACATCCACCCCAGTAGATGACCCATTTTACCTCGCTTCCAACAGTAACGGTTCCTTCAGCTCATTGGGAATAGAGTACCCATTGCTACCCTCCCCCGTCCCCAACCTGGTCCAGGCCCCCTTACCTCCAGCCCCCTCCACCTTCATCTCCCCAACAAGCGGCAAGAACCCTGTCATGATCCTCAACGAGCTACGGCCCGGCCTCAAGTATGACTTTGTGTCGGAGAGTGGGGAGAGCCACGCCAAGAACTTTGTCATGTCTGTGAAGGTAGATGCTCAGAACTTCCAGGGTTCTGGGCGGAATAAGAAGCTGGCCAAGGCCCGGGCTGCCCAGGCTgctctgtctgctctgtttaACATGCAGCTGGATCAGGCACCATCACGACAGCCAATACCCAGAGAGGGACTGCAGCTTCACCTGCCACAG GTCCTCGCGGACGCCGTCTCTCGTCTGGTCGTCGACAAATTCAGCGAACTGACGGACAACTTCACGTCCCCGCACGCTCGAAGGAAAGTCTTGGCAGGTGTCGTCATGACAacag gTACAGATGTGAAGGAGGCTCAGGTCATCTGTGTGTCCACCGGGACCAAGTGCATCAACGGTGAATACATGAGCGACAGAGGTCTGGCCCTCAACGACTGCCATGCTGAGATCGTGGCTCGTCGGTCCCTCATCAGGTACCTGTACTCCCAGCTGGAGCATTTCCTCAG TAACATTGAAGAGGAGCACCACAAATCCATCTTCACCAGGTGTGACAACAGACAGGGCTTCAGGCTGAAGGAAAACGTCCAGTTCCACCTGTACATCAGCACCTCCCCCTGCGGTGACGCCCGCATCTTCTCACCTCATGAAGCTGGAGTGGAGG ACCAGGGAGACAGACATCCCAACAGAAAGGCCCGCGGGCAGCTCCGAACTAAAATCGAGTCTGGTGAAGGAACCATCCCAGTGCGCTCCAGTAACACCATTCAGACGTGGGACGGGGTTCTTCAGGGTGAGAGGCTGCTCACCATGTCCTGCAGTGACAAAATCGCCAG GTGGAACGTTGTTGGATTTCAAGGCTCTCTGATGAGCTACTTCACTGAGCCCATCTACTTCTCCAGCATCATCCTGGGCAGCCTGTACCATGCCGACCACCTCTCCAGAGCCATGTACCAGAGGATTACTGAGATCGAGGACCTGCCACAGTCTTTCAGCTTGAACAGACCACTGCTCAGTG GAATAAGTAACGCAGAAGCTCGTCAACCAGGAAAAGCACCCAACTTCAGTGTGAACTGGACAGTGGGAGACCAAGGTCTGGAGGTGATCAACGCCACCACGGGGAAAGATGATCTGGGTCGACCGTCCAGGCTCTGCAAACACGCTCTCTACAGCCGCTGGATACGCCTGCACTGCAAG
- the LOC121892095 gene encoding double-stranded RNA-specific editase 1-like isoform X2: MSSCSTDVKENRNLDNLFSKEGVAAESAQLPNGSAGGGRKRPLEEGNNGHTHSKYRPKKRKKVPGPILPKNALMQLNEIKPGLQYKLLSQTGPVHAPVFVMTVEVNGQLFEGSGPTKKKAKLNAAEKALRSFVQFPNASEAHMAMGRTLSVHTDFTSDQADFPDMLFNAFETSTPVDDPFYLASNSNGSFSSLGIEYPLLPSPVPNLVQAPLPPAPSTFISPTSGKNPVMILNELRPGLKYDFVSESGESHAKNFVMSVKVDAQNFQGSGRNKKLAKARAAQAALSALFNMQLDQAPSRQPIPREGLQLHLPQVLADAVSRLVVDKFSELTDNFTSPHARRKVLAGVVMTTGTDVKEAQVICVSTGTKCINGEYMSDRGLALNDCHAEIVARRSLIRYLYSQLEHFLSNIEEEHHKSIFTRCDNRQGFRLKENVQFHLYISTSPCGDARIFSPHEAGVEDQGDRHPNRKARGQLRTKIESGEGTIPVRSSNTIQTWDGVLQGERLLTMSCSDKIARWNVVGFQGSLMSYFTEPIYFSSIILGSLYHADHLSRAMYQRITEIEDLPQSFSLNRPLLSGISNAEARQPGKAPNFSVNWTVGDQGLEVINATTGKDDLGRPSRLCKHALYSRWIRLHCKLSCTLRIRTVRPSSYHEAKQAALEYHSAKQTLFRAFHKAGLGAWVKKPIEQDQFALTT; this comes from the exons ATGA GTTCATGCAGCACAGATGTTAAGGAAAATCGGAACTTGGACAACCTCTTCTCCAAAGAGGGGGTTGCAGCTGAGTCTGCTCAGCTCCCCAATGGGAGTGCTGGGGGTGGGAGGAAACGTCCCTTAGAGGAGGGCAATAATGGGCATACACATTCCAAGTACAGGCCCAAGAAGCGTAAGAAAGTCCCTGGGCCCATTCTGCCTAAGAATGCCCTTATGCAGCTGAATGAGATCAAGCCGGGGCTGCAGTACAAACTGCTCTCTCAGACTGGGCCGGTCCATGCACCTGTCTTTGTGATGACTGTGGAGGTCAATGGGCAGCTCTTCGAGGGTTCAGGTCCTACCAAGAAGAAGGCCAAGCTGAATGCAGCAGAGAAGGCCCTGCGCTCCTTTGTCCAGTTCCCCAATGCATCTGAAGCCCACATGGCCATGGGTCGGACTCTGTCTGTCCACACAGACTTCACTTCAGACCAGGCTGACTTTCCGGACATGCTCTTTAATGCCTTTGAGACATCCACCCCAGTAGATGACCCATTTTACCTCGCTTCCAACAGTAACGGTTCCTTCAGCTCATTGGGAATAGAGTACCCATTGCTACCCTCCCCCGTCCCCAACCTGGTCCAGGCCCCCTTACCTCCAGCCCCCTCCACCTTCATCTCCCCAACAAGCGGCAAGAACCCTGTCATGATCCTCAACGAGCTACGGCCCGGCCTCAAGTATGACTTTGTGTCGGAGAGTGGGGAGAGCCACGCCAAGAACTTTGTCATGTCTGTGAAGGTAGATGCTCAGAACTTCCAGGGTTCTGGGCGGAATAAGAAGCTGGCCAAGGCCCGGGCTGCCCAGGCTgctctgtctgctctgtttaACATGCAGCTGGATCAGGCACCATCACGACAGCCAATACCCAGAGAGGGACTGCAGCTTCACCTGCCACAG GTCCTCGCGGACGCCGTCTCTCGTCTGGTCGTCGACAAATTCAGCGAACTGACGGACAACTTCACGTCCCCGCACGCTCGAAGGAAAGTCTTGGCAGGTGTCGTCATGACAacag gTACAGATGTGAAGGAGGCTCAGGTCATCTGTGTGTCCACCGGGACCAAGTGCATCAACGGTGAATACATGAGCGACAGAGGTCTGGCCCTCAACGACTGCCATGCTGAGATCGTGGCTCGTCGGTCCCTCATCAGGTACCTGTACTCCCAGCTGGAGCATTTCCTCAG TAACATTGAAGAGGAGCACCACAAATCCATCTTCACCAGGTGTGACAACAGACAGGGCTTCAGGCTGAAGGAAAACGTCCAGTTCCACCTGTACATCAGCACCTCCCCCTGCGGTGACGCCCGCATCTTCTCACCTCATGAAGCTGGAGTGGAGG ACCAGGGAGACAGACATCCCAACAGAAAGGCCCGCGGGCAGCTCCGAACTAAAATCGAGTCTGGTGAAGGAACCATCCCAGTGCGCTCCAGTAACACCATTCAGACGTGGGACGGGGTTCTTCAGGGTGAGAGGCTGCTCACCATGTCCTGCAGTGACAAAATCGCCAG GTGGAACGTTGTTGGATTTCAAGGCTCTCTGATGAGCTACTTCACTGAGCCCATCTACTTCTCCAGCATCATCCTGGGCAGCCTGTACCATGCCGACCACCTCTCCAGAGCCATGTACCAGAGGATTACTGAGATCGAGGACCTGCCACAGTCTTTCAGCTTGAACAGACCACTGCTCAGTG GAATAAGTAACGCAGAAGCTCGTCAACCAGGAAAAGCACCCAACTTCAGTGTGAACTGGACAGTGGGAGACCAAGGTCTGGAGGTGATCAACGCCACCACGGGGAAAGATGATCTGGGTCGACCGTCCAGGCTCTGCAAACACGCTCTCTACAGCCGCTGGATACGCCTGCACTGCAAG